In the Periophthalmus magnuspinnatus isolate fPerMag1 chromosome 11, fPerMag1.2.pri, whole genome shotgun sequence genome, tatatatatatatatatatatacatacatacatacatacatacatacatacatacatacatacatacatacatacatacagatagatagatagattgggtgattatttatgttttgatttgtgtgattttaatgtctttcttattctgtaaagcactttgaattaccttgtgtacgaattgtgctatacaaataaacttgccttgcctcgcCTATATATCCTGGCCACTCGCGCTGTGGCTGTTGTCACAGATCCCGCAGGTCTGagtttatttaatctttttattgAGTCGCTTTCAGAAATTATACAACCCGATCCAATGTTGCAAGGTTTAAGTATGAGGTGTTCTGAGTACAGGATATGCCTCCATGcagatgatggtgatgatgctCTTCTTTAGCCTTGAGAATTCATACTCAGATTGATGGATTTATTTCAAGAATATGGCAGCCTGTCAAGTTACATCCTTAACATTGAAAAAACACAAGCCTTGGTATACACCATCGTctgaatttaaaatatgcatTACTGCAACTCCTACAATTATTATACGGTACTGGTACCCAATATAGATATATCACAGATTGATGTATCGTTCAATACCACAATTATTGGATTATTAGTATGAAAAGTTTGACAATCTTAGTCTACAAGAAAGCATCACAACAGTAGCTCATACATTACAACAtgatataaaataacaaaaatagcaaaaaataaatggtaataaaataaaattcaaatacaaaataatatttaaagtagCAGAAATAGCTGCTAACCCCAtgtcccctctcttttccaGTTGGCATAGAGAACCCGGCCTTCATGCCCGACCTGGACCCCATGGCGCCGGTGCAAATCCCGCCTTGGTTAGCCGAGGGGGAGACGGACAGTGCCACAGTCGCCCCGTCACAGAGAGCTCAGGCCGGACTGCCCTGGACTCCCAGTAACCTGCGCCGCCTTGCCCCCCTCCGAATCAGCACCCGCTCCTCAGACTCCTTTGTGTTAGCGGACACACTACCCTCCTCTTCACGGGAGAGAGATgaactccctcctcctccctcccctcctccctctcctcctcactcttaGAAAAAACAAGCACTGCTTTCACACTTACTTTGCACAGACACCACGTAAAAAACTGTGACTGAAGGATTCACATTGTagcttctctggtggagggtctgcgaccagcttgtctccttggaggtATTATTGCGCTTGACTGCAAGATTCCAAAGTATGGTATTATAAGTCTCTATCTATGGGGACAAGCATGtctgtccaccagaaaagttgcaggtcagacctgtggacaGACAGTCCTGCTGcagtaaagattttttttttaggctaatcaaattattttttaacacttaccattgaattaatgcaagatgggtacatttaatgccatactatgtaacatttcgggttaaagaaataatatctccatgaagacaagcagatggaggaccccagaaaaattacataatgtaccttcaTCCCACAAAACAATCTacactggaccaggactaaaccaggactagaataggaccaaaccaagtctagatcacaactaaacagggctaaaaccagaaccaaaccaagacaagtgTGAACTCTTCCATAATGGCTCCCCTCAAATCTAACTCAGGTCCAAGCTCAGACTTTGCACTGTCTCCTCTCAGAATATTGAACAAGGAGTGTTGTTTTTCATGCCATTCTTTAATCTAGACAAAACATTCCCAGTCACGGAACCTTTGAGCTGTTGGGAAATTTCACTCAATGTTAAACCACATGTGAACTGCATTATTTGAGTTTGAACCTTGTCGTGCTTCAAGCGTGCGTTCAAAACCCTAAAAACCTTCCCCAGTGTGATGTAATTTCAAAAGTTGACTTAATGTGTAGGTCTAGTAAATGGTtgattttaatgtaataatCAAATGATGCTGCCTTTTTCTGTTACTGTTTTTTGGTTGGTTTCAGAACGAAAATGTTTGAAGTCATTTGTAAGTTTTATTCATATAAAATGAGCCTGTGCATAAATAAATTGTGATATTATATGTTTAATCTGTGGTAAaagagtttaatttattttattaaagacctgaaacagaaaaaagacagagggtttttcttgtttgtttgttttgagaaatggaatataaatacaaaccaaatattatgttttttatgcataaatcaaaattaaagaCAAGTTACTGTTAGGACAATCGAGCTCTAGCAAGGATGGACATGTTAAAGACCATTTTCTTGTGAAATAGCAAAATATATTATCCCTGAGTTATTAGGAAAAAAGTAATgttgtatgtaatgtaatgcacAAAATGGATCACAATAAAATGTTCAGTAATAACATTGACACCACATTCAGCTTTAGAATCTGTTCCATGTCATTATTTACTTTTACCACAAGAGGACACTATAGGAACCTGAAAACTACTTTATAGTTATACTAGGTTTGGGGCCTACTTTGGTATGGGgcctgccacttgcttgtctccaaggaaatGTTATATATGTGGCTTGTTCCAGAGTGGCATTAAAGGTATTCAACATTTTAATTACAGCTGTTTGTAGATCTAGAAAATGTctacaaaaatgtacattctTACTTTAAACAGACTTGCCTCTTTGCAGATCTGATCTGCttacttgtctccgtggagatataCAAGTTCAAGTTCatgacacactgtggaacataccaggcaaagcaCAAACATCTCAGCGGAGCCAAATAGATgtcccttcatcagaaaagtttcataatgtacctttagcaggcattaaaataattaaatactcCATGACTTCCATAATATTGGCCAAACCTTcgtgtcaaagcctgatctcgtcagatctcagaagcaaAGCAGTGCTGGGCTTGGTTTAATACTTGGAtcggagaccgctgggaataccaggtgctccagtgtcaaaaactgctgttgtgtccttaggcaaggcacttcactcaGATTGCCTAGTAggaaaagtggtgtgtgcgtgaatgtcgGTGATAgttggaggggccaatggtgcagattggaaGAAGTCTTGCTTccttcagtctgccccagggcagctgtggctgcagtAATAGCTTGCCAGTATGGAGTgattgaataatgcatgaaatcgTAAAGCAACTCTGAGTGTCTGGAAAAGCtctatgtattattattattattattattattattattattattattattattattattattattattacattagcTTATAATGTATAAAGAATAAAGTTgtagaaaataatgaaacaggCTATTAATTTaactcacatttaaaaatagtcCAGTTCTGCAGTTTCAAGTTGTTTTGTGATATAGTCCAACAAAATCTTCTCATTTGTTGCTTCTTTCAGGTAGAAATGAGAACCATCCAGCATTTTAACAGTGAAATCTCCAGTTGTGATGTCTTTCCAAGCTGCAAGTCAAATatgacaaatatatttataatagtttAAACCAATAAACTGTTGAGTTTGAGTTGTCAAAAATCTATAGTCAGATACTAATTTATATTGCATACTTAGTTTTTTCAGGCGATATCTTTGCTGTCAACAAAAGCAGAAGAACCTATTTAACACtgcttttgtggatttttttctcaCCTTCACATTAGATTATTAGTATCGTAatcgagtttgacatttttgtatatGACAACGTTacaaaaaatgttaatgttgttaGAGGAAAAAGGTGTGTGTGAGAGCTCACCTTGTAAGTCATGAGGAATGTCGTCTTTCCCATCAAAACATGTGATTGGACAGGACAAAGGGGGCTGCTCTGGTCTGgtacacctgctcacagacaaGACAGCAGCCATGAGTACCACTGAGACCTGGGTGggttatataatataatgtataatcaacaaaaaaatacaataaaactctGATGAAATAAGGTCATAAGAACATTATtgacattaaaatattttttatgttaatttttcCTTAAAAAGAACAGTCTTTGTGGCACTTTCTTGCAGATGCCATCAGTATGTGGTTCAAAGCGTAGAATATTGTCAATAATTGTCCCCAAGTCTTGATATTCAGAGACAAACTTGTTTTCTCTGGATTACAGAGTAAGTGCCACTAGGGGGCGACTTTTGAAAGCCTATCAGAATGTCTTTTGTCTTGAACACGTTGATAGACAAATAAAGGCATTCACATCATTCAATAAATCCACCGCAGGTCCGTgactgctctgctctgttttttAAGAGATTTACAATGACTGTATTGTCTACAGATTTCAGGAAGTGCCTCTTACCAAATGCACTTCTGCAGTCATaagtatacaaaataaaaagaaaagatgataaAATGCAACCTTGTGGAGATCCTGTGGACAATACTGTCTTGAAGACATGACACCATTTACTTTAACATACGGTATTCTGCCTGATACAGAATTCACAATCCAACCAACAAGATTAAAATCCAGATACAAAATAATGGTATAGAGGGTTTATGCAGTTTATCCTTTATTAACTAAATCaaatgttgtagtagtagcaatagttcACTTGGTGCATAAGTCCGGATTTTGTCTTGCCAAATATTTTCTGACTCTGTGCTAGGTGTGTGAAGGTTTGAAAATCATAGATGATATTTTCACTCCATGATTTCACCTGTAGCTCTCAACAACTCTGAGATCGGCCTTCAGTGCAGGCAGAAACAGCTTCATGACCTCAGGATTGGACAGGAGCTCAGGAGGAGTCCCTCCGATCGACGTCATCCACTGCAAAAAATCCTCATCAGACAACTCACTCCTCTTTGGGTATTTCAGACGCATCTCTGACTGAAGAGAAGATAAATAATTTGCATCAAATACAATTATTACATATTACTTGACGGTTTTGGAAAACTTTATATCTAATTTCATTGTATATTACTGAAGTCAATAAAGTACAGAACAGCTTGTCGGCATATAATTCACTAACACatagaaaacaaaaagcaacCACAAAAAACTTCACCATGAAAGTTGCTAACTTCGTTTGCTTTTACAAACTAACATAAACAGTATATAAATGCTTctactgctgccccactgtggcacctgatatttcTAGCAATCGcacatccaagtactaaccaggctgAGATCAGAGGAGATTCAATACAGTCTGGCTGCAGGCCTCCACTCAGAGGACCCTACCCTATGTGGGTGCAACCTTCACCAGGATGCACCCACATATCCCTCatcatttttcattagtttaccCTTTATAAGCAATTTACCGGTCATTACAGTTCTTATCTGGTTTGCCTTGATTCCAATAACTTTGTAGGCTAAATCATCATAGATGTCATCATGTAGCttacaaacatgttaatacaaatACCACAAGCATTTTATCTGTGACTGTGTTGCCATAGGCCCTGTGTCTGGTTAAGATTAGACACAAATctgttatggttaaggttaggaaaaGGGATTGGGCTTGTCTTAATGTAAAACAAGATAAACCTTACATTGAAAACAGCAGTTAGGAAACAGTGGACTTTGGCAGTCTTTTGGCATGTTAGTTTTTTTGTCGACGGAGGTAAGTCACGTGAGGTCTGCAGGCTgtgtcctctgggtggaggtctgcagccagaccTCTCTCAGGAGATTGGACAACTGTTTCTCAACATGTAATATTTCAATTTGGAACTTTTCACTCACATAAGGGGCAGAGGCTCCAGACAGAAAGATGTGAACAGGCTCAATATTGTGCAGTTTCTTCAGAGCATCCACCAGAGCAAAACTCGTAAGCGCTCcaaaactgtttcaaataaaatcatacCAAAATCACTCATCAACACATAATTACTAAtactatttatgtttatgttattaCCAACCTGTGTCCAAATAGAGCGAATGGTTTCTCCTTCATTGTGGGCAGTAATGCGGTGATGATCTCGTCCACGACCTGTTGCATGTTTTGGAAAAAAGCCTCTTTGGCTCGAGACTCTCGTCCGGGCAGTTTGACCGCAAACACTGACAGGGACAGACAATACAGAAGAGTGTAATATCTGTGTGTTCATTAT is a window encoding:
- the olah gene encoding S-acyl fatty acid synthase thioesterase, medium chain; translated protein: MDKVITCFKRKPEAVSRLICFPWAGGGSIHYARWGNVLNSSIEVFAVKLPGRESRAKEAFFQNMQQVVDEIITALLPTMKEKPFALFGHSFGALTSFALVDALKKLHNIEPVHIFLSGASAPYSEMRLKYPKRSELSDEDFLQWMTSIGGTPPELLSNPEVMKLFLPALKADLRVVESYRCTRPEQPPLSCPITCFDGKDDIPHDLQAWKDITTGDFTVKMLDGSHFYLKEATNEKILLDYITKQLETAELDYF